The following proteins are encoded in a genomic region of Rissa tridactyla isolate bRisTri1 chromosome 5, bRisTri1.patW.cur.20221130, whole genome shotgun sequence:
- the MAVS gene encoding mitochondrial antiviral-signaling protein yields the protein MGFAEDKVYDYILKNLKNFRHIRVASLADSLSCLTDADRDELHAREEMRGSQATVYKFYQHLKCRQGWVLDLIDALRQNNAGHLADELQHIYESWQACPPAPAASSLPPAANVGHPAISSIGAQTLSPGPKPAPGAVLAEQPRQDLPASSRPPLLPSDATTASTDLDARAPVQESLPKNLLEQESPRPPPPGSIVHDGVSDGHSGEGHLPHPTKATQVSAGTPVAASVAVPLAVTPEWGQDWLSRQQHPVCVDNGCFGNANHLQRGAPRLGLGRSLLPRDTGVACSPEQPRNEPEEDVYISTVSPPRLEETARSTGQQPPNSLSKKPAVPSSEHSETPGSFVDVRSPLLIQQQFDAEQKQVMMLQEHRGDEDTWMETTTPVATPAPRDVSPSCDTSLKPPVQERNQPVEETASSTPSMLTKEKVLLASVDPLQTVAGSFEGTSGRMAPQVSSATSIWASCNNMERDVELSKPGVLLSMDGGRPGATGRCPSSCGPSGPYSGASDSLTFSSDPIMISTDSSSSGETLSRVPLGCPAPAAHEDPRGEEAAGASRDSYPPLSSDSTSLGTQEVHVDHGPSIQLGAGSDLQDGAGPLGNCPAHVSNGGRSTATSSSQARVPPGHSNGPSLPYTVTAVGIAVISAVAFLVYARLQK from the exons ATGGGTTTTGCCGAAGACAAAGTGTACGACTACATTTTGAAAAACCTCAAGAATTTCAGGCACATCCGTGTGGCGTCGCTGGCCGATTCCCTGAGCTGCCTGACCGATGCTGACAGG GATGAGCTTCACGCCCGGGAGGAAATGCGGGGGAGCCAGGCGACTGTCTATAAGTTTTACCAGCACCTGAAATGccggcagggctgggtgctggatCTCATCGACGCGCTGCGCCAGAACAATGCAGGGCACCTGGCTGATGAGCTGCAGCACATATATGAATCCTGGCAAGCCT GTCCCCCggctcctgctgcttcctccctccctccagcagccAATGTTGGCCATCCTGCCATCTCCTCCATCGGTGCCCAGACGCTGTCCCCAGGACCGAAACCTGCTCCGGGAGCCGTGCTGGCTGAGCAGCCACGCCAAGACCTGCCTGCCAGCAGCCGTCCACCTCTCCTGCCCAGTGATGCCACCACTGCGAGCACAGACCTGGATGCCAGGGCCCCGGTGCAGGAATCG CTCCCTAAAAACCTCCTGGAACAAGAAAGTCCCCGACCACCTCCACCTGGGAGCATAGTCCATGATGGAGTGAGTGATGGGCACAGTGGAGAGGGGCATCTCCCACACCCCACTAAGGCCACACAGGTGTCAGCAGGGACCCCTGTGGCAGCCAGCGTGGCTGTGCCATTGGCTGTCACCCCTGAGTGGGGCCAGGACTGGCTGAGCCGCCAGCAGCACCCAGTGTGTGTGGACAACGGGTGTTTTGGGAATGCCAACCACCTGCAACGTGGTGCACCACGCTTGGGTCTGGGAAggtctcttctgccaagggaCACAGGTGTTGCttgcagccctgagcagcccaggAATGAGCCCGAAGAGGATGTCTACATCTCCACTGTGTCACCCCCAAGGCTGGAAGAGACCGCTcgcagcacagggcagcagccCCCAAACTCACTGTCAAAAAAaccagctgtgcccagctctgaGCATAGCGAGACCCCGGGCAGCTTCGTGGATGTGCGCAGCCCCCTCCTCATACAGCAGCAGTTTGATGCGGAGCAGAAGCAGGTCATGATGCTGCAAGAGCATAGAGGAGATGAAG ATACTTGGATGGAAACAACCACCCCAGTTGCTACCCCTGCACCCAGAGATGTTTCCCCATCCTGCGACACCTCCCTGAAGCCTCCTGTACAAGAGAGAAACCAGCCCGTGGAGGAGACAGCCAGCAGCACCCCCTCCATGCTGACAAAGGAGAAA GTCCTCCTGGCCTCGGTGGACCCTCTCCAGACTGTTGCAGGAAGCTTTGAAGGCACGTCTGGGAGGATGGCACCCCAGGTGAGCTCTGCCACGAGCATCTGGGCATCTTGCAACAACATGGAGAGGGATGTGGAGCTCAGCAAGCCGGGTGTCCTCCTCTCCATGGATGGGGGGAGACCAGGGGCGACTGGCAGATGCCCGAGCTCTTGTGGGCCCAGCGGCCCCTATTCTGGAGCATCTGATAGCCTCACCTTCAGCAGTGACCCGATCATGATAAGCACAGATAGCTCGAGCTCAGGAGAAACACTCTCCAGAGTCCCCTTGGGATGCCCGGCTCCAGCGGCTCATGAAGACCccaggggagaggaggcagctggagcaaGCAGAGACTCCTATCCACCTCTGAGCTCGGacagcacctccctgggcactCAGGAGGTCCACGTGGATCATGGCCCCAGCATCCAGCTTGGGGCAGGCAGCGACCTCCAAGATGGAGCCGGTCCCCTTGGAAACTGTCCGGCTCATGTCTCAAACGGAGGCCGTAGCACTGCGACCAGCTCATCTCAGGCCAGAGTCCCCCCAGGGCACAGCAATGGACCGTCCCTGCCATACACCGTTACAGCTGTGGGTATCGCTGTGATTTCAGCTGTGGCATTTCTAGTGTACGCTCGATTGCAGAAATAG